In the genome of Natronomonas salina, the window CCCGAAGTGCTCGTTGCAGGCCGCGGTCATGTCGTTGCTCACGTCCGAGAGCACCGTCGGCTCGACGACCAGCGAGTCGTCGACGCCGTCGAGGTCGACCGTCCCGCCGCCGGTCTCGAGGGTCGCGCCCGCGTCGACCGTCTCCTCGACGTACCGGAGGATCTGGTCGCGCTGGGACTCGTTGATGATCGGCCCGACCATCGTGCCCGGGTCGTGGGCGCTGCCCGTCGGCAGCATCTCGGCCGTCTCGACGAGTCCCTCGACGAACTCGTCGTAGACGTCCTCGTGGACGAGGTGGCGGTTGATGGAGATGCAGACCTGCCCCTGGTGGGAGAAGGTCCCGAAGGCGCTGCCGGAGATGGCGTTCTCGAGATCCGCGTCCTCGAGGACGACGTTCGGGCCGTTGCCGCCGAGTTCCATGGCGGGGAACGCCAGCGAGTCGACGGCCTGCTTGGCGACCTGGCGGCCGACCTCCGTCGAGCCGGTGAACGCCACCACGTCGACGTCGGGGTGGCCGGCGACGCGGTCGCCGATCTCGGAGCCGCGGCCGGTGACGACGTTGACGAGCCCCGGCGGCGCGCCGGCCATCTCGAACAGCTTGCCGATGGCGAGGCCGCTCGTGACCGGCGTCTCGGAGGCCGGCTTGACGACGACGGCGTTGCCGAGGGCGACCGCGGGCGCGACCGCCCGGATGGCCAGGTGCAGCGGGAAGTTCCACGGCGGGATGACCGCGACGACGCCGGCGGGCTCGCGCTTCACGAGGTTCTCCTTGCCCGCGATGGTGGAGTCCCGGACGTCGCCGTCGGCCCGCGAGGGGAAGGTCGCCGACTCCGCGACGTCGGCCAGCGCCGTCTGGATCTCCATGTTCGCCTTCAGCCGGCCGCTGCCGGACTCGGCGACCAGCAGTTCGGTGAGTTCCTCCTCGTGTTCCTCCAGGAGGCGGTGGACCTCCTGGACCAGTTCGGCCCGCTGGTCGTGGCCGCGCTCCGCCCACGACTCCTGGGTCCGCTTCGCCGCGTCGAAGGCCTCGTCGACGTCGTCGGCGGTGCCGGCCGGCACCTCGGTCCACTCCGTCCGGGTCGAGGGGTCGCTCACGGAGATGGTCCCGCGGTCGCCGGGGCCCCGCCAGTCGCCGCCGACGAGCGTGCAGTTCCAGTCCGCCTCCGCGTCGAGGTCGGGCGCCGAACGGTCGGTCCCTGTGGTCTGTGACATCAATGGGTATTGGTTGCTATCCGCCACAAATCTGGCGGTGACGGAATCGATACCGATTACTAGCTTCGTGGTCGGTAGCCGGTCACCGGTGGCCGAGGTCGTCGGTGGGCCCGCGGGCGGTGTCCGTCGGCGGGAGCGGTCCCGGGACGGACTCCCCCCCGGGTAACGGCCCGTGGCTTTTTGCCTCCCGGCCGGTACCCTCCGGGCAGATGACCCAGCGCGCGGCGCGGCGACCCCTGATGGCCGCCATGCTGTCGTTCGTCCAGCCCGGCCTCGGCCACCTCTACCTGCGGGAGTGGGTGCGAGCGGGGCTGTGGGCGGCGCTGTGGTTCGGCTCGCTGGGGCTGGTGCTCTCGACGGTGGGCCTGGAGCTGTCGTCGGCCGAGACGGTCGCGGCCCTCGCCGGCGTCTTCGCCCTCGTCGAGGGGTTCCCCACGGAGGCCGTCGTCTCGATGGTCGCCGTGGCGGCGTTCGCGACGCTGGACGCCTACTGGCTCGCCGCCCGGAACAACCACCGGCTGGCGGGCGACGTCGGCCAGTGTCCGCACTGCGGGAAGGACCTCGACCCGACGCTGGACTTCTGTCACTGGTGTACGACGACGCTGGAGGGCGACGAGTCGTCCTGACCGCCGGGGCGTCTGTGGGCACGACACCGGGTCCTCCCGGCGACGAAGGTGTCGACCCATAGACTGTTCCGGGTCGAGTCCGTATCGGCGGACGATGACGGACGACCAAGAACTCGACGAGGAGCTCGAGGCCGCCTGTCGGACCGCCGTCGGCGACCGGCTCCGCGTGATCGCCTACTTCACGCCCGACGAACACCGCCTCGTCTACATCCGCGACGACATCGAGAACACCGAGAGCCTCGCGACGTTCGTCGAGAACGAGCGGGCCGGCTTCAAGACGGAGACGACCTACGACGACCCGGAGCTGGGGGAGTACC includes:
- a CDS encoding aldehyde dehydrogenase family protein, whose product is MSQTTGTDRSAPDLDAEADWNCTLVGGDWRGPGDRGTISVSDPSTRTEWTEVPAGTADDVDEAFDAAKRTQESWAERGHDQRAELVQEVHRLLEEHEEELTELLVAESGSGRLKANMEIQTALADVAESATFPSRADGDVRDSTIAGKENLVKREPAGVVAVIPPWNFPLHLAIRAVAPAVALGNAVVVKPASETPVTSGLAIGKLFEMAGAPPGLVNVVTGRGSEIGDRVAGHPDVDVVAFTGSTEVGRQVAKQAVDSLAFPAMELGGNGPNVVLEDADLENAISGSAFGTFSHQGQVCISINRHLVHEDVYDEFVEGLVETAEMLPTGSAHDPGTMVGPIINESQRDQILRYVEETVDAGATLETGGGTVDLDGVDDSLVVEPTVLSDVSNDMTAACNEHFGPVAPVIPVSDDEEAVELANDTEYGLAASVWSGDRNRAEDVADAIDAGMVHVNDQPINEEPNVPFGGTKASGIGRFHGDAIVDELTETKWISVQREQRSFPF
- a CDS encoding zinc ribbon domain-containing protein, whose translation is MTQRAARRPLMAAMLSFVQPGLGHLYLREWVRAGLWAALWFGSLGLVLSTVGLELSSAETVAALAGVFALVEGFPTEAVVSMVAVAAFATLDAYWLAARNNHRLAGDVGQCPHCGKDLDPTLDFCHWCTTTLEGDESS
- a CDS encoding DUF7522 family protein, encoding MTDDQELDEELEAACRTAVGDRLRVIAYFTPDEHRLVYIRDDIENTESLATFVENERAGFKTETTYDDPELGEYQSTIRTFEQGYLTRVIEGNRGVFVTTDEMEIERFRDLTEAVDSLLEQFV